AACCCCAAGAAGTACCTGGAGCTCGGGGCCGAGATCCCCAAGGGCGTCCTCCTGGTGGGCCCCCCCGGCACGGGCAAGACCCTCCTCGCCCGGGCGGTGGCGGGGGAGGCGGGGGTACCCTTCTTCTCCGTCTCCGCCAGCGAGTTCATGGAGATGTTCGTGGGCGTGGGGGCGAGCCGGGTGCGGAGCCTCTTTGAGGACGCCCGCAGGAACGCCCCCAGCATCATCTTCATTGACGAGCTGGACTCCATCGGCCGCAAGCGGGGCGCGGGGATCGGGGGCGGCCACGACGAGCGGGAGCAGACCCTGAACCAGATCCTCTCGGAGATGGACGGGTTTGAGAAGGACACCTCCGTCATCGTCCTCGCCGCCACCAACCGCCCCGACATCCTGGACCCCGCCCTGCTGCGCCCCGGGCGCTTTGACCGCCAGGTGGTGGTGGGCCTCCCCTCCCTGGAGGAGCGCAAGGAGATCCTCCTCGTCCACATGCGGGGCAAGCCCATCGCCGAGGACGTGGACGCCCTGGAGCTCGCCCACCTCACCCCGGGCTTCTCCGGGGCGGACCTCAAGAACCTGGTGAACGAGGCCGCCCTCCTCGCCGCCCGGAACGGGGAGAAGAGGATCCGCAAGGAGCACTTCCTCAAGGCCCTGGACAAGATCGTCCTCGGCCTGGAACGGCCCGCCCTGAAGCTCTCCGAGGAGGAAAGACGGGCCGTGGCCTACCACGAGGCGGGGCACGCCGTGGTGGGGGAGGTCCTGCCCCACGCCGACAAGACGGAGAAGGTCTCCATCGTCCCCCGGGGGATGGCCCTGGGGGCCCGCTGGAGCAAGCCCGAGGAGCGGGTCCTGGTCTCCCGGGAGCACCTCATGGACGAGCTCGCCGTGCTCATGGCGGGCCGGGTGGCGGAGGAGCTCTTCACGGGCACCGTGACCACGGGGGCCCAGGACGACTTCAAGCGGGCCACGGGGATCGCCAAGCGGATGGTCCTGGACTGGGGCATGGGGGAGCACTTCAAAAACGTCGCCTGGGGCTCGGACTCGGGGCCCGTCTTCTTGGGGGAGGAGATCGCCAAGAAGAAGGACCACTCCGAGGAGACGGCCCGCCTCATTGACCAGGACATCCTGAAGATCCTGGACGAGGCCTACCAGCGGGCCAGGAAGGTGCTCGCCACCCACCGGGAGGCGGTGCACAAGATCGCCGAGGAGCTCCTTCGGGAAGAGACCATCCCCGGGGATCGGGTGAGGGCGATCCTCCGGGAGACCCAAGCGGTGGAGCGGGCCGAGGACCTAGGGCAGGAATAGCTCCGCCCGCACGCCCATCCCCCGGGCCCGCTCCACCCAAAGGGGGTTGTCGTCCCAGTAGACCGCCTCCCCCGGGGCGAGGCCCAGGGCCTCTAGGGCCAGGGCAAGGGCCTCGAGCTTGTCCGGAGCGTGGTAGGCCAGGACCCCTTCGGGGGGCGGCAGGTCGGAGACGAGGTGGAAGGGCTCGGGGAAGGCGAGGCCCCGGGGGCGGAAGGCCTTGGGGTAGAGCCTCGAGGCCCCGGGGAAAAGGGCCTCCAGCGCCTGAGCCCCCTCCGCCTTGAGCTGAGGGAGGAGGGCGTAGAAGGCCTCCGAGAGGTAAAAGACGGGCTCTCCGCTCTCCTCGGCGAGGAGGCGGAGGAGCCTCGGTTCCACGGGCTCGCAGTACACCCCGGAAAGGTCCAGGAGGTAGACCACCCCTCGAGTCTACGGCTTATACTGGGTTCAAAGGAGGGGAAAGGGATGGAGCTCTTCACCGAGGCCTGGGCCCAGGCGTACTGCCGGAAGCTGAACGAGAGCGAGGCCTACCGCAAGGCGGCGAGCACCTGGGAGGGCTCCTTGGCCCTTTCGGTGCGCCCGGACCCCAAGGCGGGGTTCCCCAAGGGGGCGGCCGTGGTCCTGGACCTCTGGCACGGGGCCTGCCGGGGGGCGAGGGCGGTGGAGGGGGAGGCGGAGGCGGACTTCGTCATTGAGGCCGACCTCGCCACCTGGCAGGAGGTGCTGGAGGGGCGCCTCGAGCCCCTAAGCGCCCTCATGCGGGGGCTTTTGGAGCTCAAGAAGGGCACCATCGCCGCCCTCGCCCCCTACGCCCAGGCGGCCCAGGAGCTCGTCAAAGTGGCCCGGGAGGTGTCATGAGGGCCGTGGTCTACAAGGGGCCCTTCCAGGTGGCGGTGGAGGAGGTCCCGGAACCCAGGCTGGAGGCGGACACGGACGCCCTCCTCGAGGTGGAGCTTTCCGCCATCTGCGGCTCCGACCTCCACATCTACCACGGCAAGATCGCCGGGGTCCTCCCGGGGACGGTCCTCGGGCACGAGTTCGTGGGGCGCATCGTGGAGAAGGGCCCCCTGGTGCCCTTCCCCGTGGGGGAGCGGGTGGTGGGGAGCTTCCAGGTGGCCTGCGGGGCGTGCCCTGCCTGCCGCAAGGGCCAGTTCTTCGCCTGCTCCAGGGGTGGGGTCTTCGGCTTCGGCCTCGCCCTGGGCAACCTCCCGGGGGCCCAGGCGGAGCGGGTGCGGGTGCCCTTCGCCCGGCACACCCTCTTCCCCATCGGGGACCTCCCCGCCGAGGAGGCCATCCTCGCCGGGGACATCCTCACCACGGCCTACGGGGGGGTGAGGCCTTTCCTCGCCCCCGGCATGAGCGTGGCCGTGGTGGGCTCGGGGCCCGTGGGCCTCATGGCCCAGATGGTGGCCCACGCCCTGGGGGCAGGCCCCGTCTTCGCCATAGACCCGGAGGAGGCCCGCCTGGAGAAGGCCAAGGCCCTGGGAAGCCTTCCCATCCACCCCCAGGCGGAGGACCCCGTGGCCCGGGTGCGCCGGGAGACCGAGGGCCTGGGGGCGGACCTGGTGGTGGAGGCGGTGGGCGGGGACGGGGAGGCCCTGAAGCTCGCCCTGCGCCTCGCAGGCCCGGGGGGCGTGGTTTCCAGCCTGGGGGTGCCCACGGCGGAACGGCTGGACTACCCCTGGCTTCCCGCCTTCAGCCGGGGGATCACCCTGAGGAGCGCCCTCGCCAACGTTCCCCGCTGGATCGGAGAGGTCCTCGCTCTGCAGAAGGCGGGCAGGCTCAAGGGAAGCTTCGTCTTCAGCCACCGCCTCCCCCTGGAGGAGGCCCCCGAAGGCTACCGCCTCTTCCACGAGCGGAAGGCCACCAAGGTTGCCCTCGTGCCCTGAAACCTTTTTGCCCTCTGACTCCCTCATTATACCACGGTTTTCCCCGTTGTAAAGGGGTATACAAAAAGCCGCGGGCCTTACGGGGTTTTTCGGGGGCGCATCAGCCTTTACTGAAACGAGAACATGAAATCCGGCGCTACACTGGAAGCACAGGAAAGGAGGTACGGCATGGCCCGATACCTAGTGGTGGCCCACCGCACGGCCAAAAGCCCGGAGCTCGCCGCCAAGCTCAAGGAGCTTTTGGCCCAAGACCCAGAGGCCCGCTTCGTCCTCCTGGTCCCGGCGGTCCCCCCGCCCGGGTGGGTCTACGAGGAGAACGAGGTGCGGCGCCGGGCCGAGGAGGAGGCGGAAGCGGCCAAGCGGGCCCTCGAGGCCCAAGGCATCCCCGTGGAGGAGGCCAAGGCGGGGGACATCTCCCCCCTCCTCGCCATAGAGGAGGAGCTCCTCGCCCATCCCGGGGCCTACCAAGCCATCGTCCTCTCCACCCTGCCCCCGGGGCTTTCCCGGTGGCTTAGGCTGGATGTCCACACCCAGGCGGAGCGCTTCGGTCTCCCGGTGATCCACGTCATCGCCCAGGCCGCCTAAGCCCCCCGCGGCGGGGCTTCCTCGTTTTCTCATCCGCCTTGCGTATACTTCCCCCGTGCTGGGGCGCTACGTCCTCCGGGAGGTCCTCGTCCCTTATCTGGTGGGGGTCCTCCTCTTCGTGGCCCTCCTCACCTTTGACCTCCTCTCCAGCCTCTCGGGGGTCCTCCTCTCCCGGGGGGTGGGGGCCCGGGAGGTGGGGCTTCTCGTCCTCTACCGCCTGCCCTGGACCCTAAGCCTCGCCCTCCCCTTAGGGCTGGTCTTCGCCGTGCTGGTGGGGCTTGCGGGGCTCATCCGCCGCTCGGAGCTTAAGGCGGCCTACGCCGCGGGGGTCCCCCCTCTGGCCCTCCTCAGGCCCCTCGTCCTTCTGGCCCTCGCCGTAAGCCTCCTCAACCTCCTCAACCTGGCGGAGCTCAGGCCCCGGTCCCAGGAGGCCTACGACGGGCTCCTGGGCCGCATCCTCTACGGGGAGGGCGGGGCCTCCGGGGTCCTGCGCCGCCAGGTCTACGCCCCCCCGGGCCTCGGCGTCTACTTCGCCGAGGAGGTCTACCCCGAGCCAGAGGGAAACCGGCTCCGGGGGGTGCGGGTGGTGGACGAAAGGGGCCGGGTCTACAGCGCCGAGGAGGCCCTTTGGGACGAGGAGGGGTGGCGCCTTAGGGGCTACGTGGTGGAGGGGGAGGAGGTCCGGCCCTTTGAGGGCGTCCTCCCCTTCCCCGCCCGGTTCCGCCCCAAGGAGAGCCTGGGCTCCCGGGACCCCTACGACTCCACCCCCCTCGAGGAGCTCTGGGCCCGGGCCCAGGTGGAGCCCGAGGCCCGCTTCGCCTTCCACCGCCGCCTGGCCGACGCCCTGGGGGGCCTGGTCCTGGGGGCGGCCGCCGCCGCCTTAGGCCTCTCCTTGCGGGAGGCCGCCTGGGCCTTCCTGGGGGTGGTCCTCCTCATCTTCGGCTACTACGTCCTCTGGACCCTGGCCGCCCAGCTCGCCCGCTACGACGTAAGCCCCCTCCTCGCCTACCTCCCCGACCTCTTCTACGGGGCCTTGGCGGGGGCGCTCGCCTGGAGGCTACGGTGAAGACCCTGGACCGCTACCTCTTGCGGGAAGCCCTGACCCTCTTCGGCGGCGGGCTCCTCGTCATCGTCCTCCTCTTCCTGGGCGGGGCGGTGTACGAGGTCCTGGCCCCCCTGGTGGCCAAGGGGGCCGACCCCTACACCCTCCTCCGCTACCTCCTCTTCCGCACCCCCGAGGCCCTGGCCCGGGGCGCGCCCGTGGCCTACCTCTTCGCCCTCCTCGTCCTCCTCTCCCGCCTGGGGGAGGACGCGGAGCTCAAGGCCCTCCTGGCCCTCGGGGTGCGGCGGGAGCGCCTGCTCCTTCCCTTCCTCCTCCTCGGGGCCGCCATCGCCCTCGCCGCCTTCCTCCTCGGGGAGAGCCTCGTCCCCCAAGCCCTCGCCAAGGGGCAGGACCTCTTGAGGCGGGAGGTCCTGGAACGCCCCCGGGCCCTCCTCACCCCGGGGGCGACCTTCCAGGACGCCCAAGGCCGGGTGGTCTACGTGGGGGAGGTGGAAGGGGAGGCCATCGGGGCCCTAAGGGTCCTCTCCCGGGAGGAGGTCCTCCTCGCCGAACGGGGAAGCTTCCGCGGCGGGGTGCTGCACGTGGAGGAGGGGACCCGCATCACCTACGAGGGAAGCCGCCCCCGGACCCTGGCGCGCTTTCAGCGGGGGGAGCTGGTTCTCAAGGACCTCACCTTTGACCCCTGGCAGAACCCGGCGAACCGGATGACCCTGGCCGAGCTCCAAAAGGAGGTGCAAAGGCTTCGCCAGATGGGGGTGCGGGTGGGCCTCGAGGCCACCACCTACTACCGCCGCTTCGCCGAACCCCTGGCCGCCCCCGTCTTCGCCCTCTTCGCCGTGGGCCTCGCCTTCTACCTC
This region of Thermus thermophilus genomic DNA includes:
- the ftsH gene encoding ATP-dependent zinc metalloprotease FtsH; protein product: MPQRFNPFNLLLLVLLGYLVYTALSGPPAPTLAYTEFRELVRQGKVAEVTLEETRINGLLKAPERFPTPQGSVQVSRRFQVPLPPAQVQDPELLRFLEENGVTIVTKAPSIWPQVLLYVGPTLILIAFFWFFFMRAQGGAGQVMQFGQSRARLYGKEKRVNTTFKDVAGHEEAKRELMEVVDFLKNPKKYLELGAEIPKGVLLVGPPGTGKTLLARAVAGEAGVPFFSVSASEFMEMFVGVGASRVRSLFEDARRNAPSIIFIDELDSIGRKRGAGIGGGHDEREQTLNQILSEMDGFEKDTSVIVLAATNRPDILDPALLRPGRFDRQVVVGLPSLEERKEILLVHMRGKPIAEDVDALELAHLTPGFSGADLKNLVNEAALLAARNGEKRIRKEHFLKALDKIVLGLERPALKLSEEERRAVAYHEAGHAVVGEVLPHADKTEKVSIVPRGMALGARWSKPEERVLVSREHLMDELAVLMAGRVAEELFTGTVTTGAQDDFKRATGIAKRMVLDWGMGEHFKNVAWGSDSGPVFLGEEIAKKKDHSEETARLIDQDILKILDEAYQRARKVLATHREAVHKIAEELLREETIPGDRVRAILRETQAVERAEDLGQE
- a CDS encoding SCP2 sterol-binding domain-containing protein, producing MELFTEAWAQAYCRKLNESEAYRKAASTWEGSLALSVRPDPKAGFPKGAAVVLDLWHGACRGARAVEGEAEADFVIEADLATWQEVLEGRLEPLSALMRGLLELKKGTIAALAPYAQAAQELVKVAREVS
- a CDS encoding alcohol dehydrogenase family protein, with the translated sequence MRAVVYKGPFQVAVEEVPEPRLEADTDALLEVELSAICGSDLHIYHGKIAGVLPGTVLGHEFVGRIVEKGPLVPFPVGERVVGSFQVACGACPACRKGQFFACSRGGVFGFGLALGNLPGAQAERVRVPFARHTLFPIGDLPAEEAILAGDILTTAYGGVRPFLAPGMSVAVVGSGPVGLMAQMVAHALGAGPVFAIDPEEARLEKAKALGSLPIHPQAEDPVARVRRETEGLGADLVVEAVGGDGEALKLALRLAGPGGVVSSLGVPTAERLDYPWLPAFSRGITLRSALANVPRWIGEVLALQKAGRLKGSFVFSHRLPLEEAPEGYRLFHERKATKVALVP
- a CDS encoding LptF/LptG family permease, with the translated sequence MLGRYVLREVLVPYLVGVLLFVALLTFDLLSSLSGVLLSRGVGAREVGLLVLYRLPWTLSLALPLGLVFAVLVGLAGLIRRSELKAAYAAGVPPLALLRPLVLLALAVSLLNLLNLAELRPRSQEAYDGLLGRILYGEGGASGVLRRQVYAPPGLGVYFAEEVYPEPEGNRLRGVRVVDERGRVYSAEEALWDEEGWRLRGYVVEGEEVRPFEGVLPFPARFRPKESLGSRDPYDSTPLEELWARAQVEPEARFAFHRRLADALGGLVLGAAAAALGLSLREAAWAFLGVVLLIFGYYVLWTLAAQLARYDVSPLLAYLPDLFYGALAGALAWRLR
- a CDS encoding LptF/LptG family permease gives rise to the protein MKTLDRYLLREALTLFGGGLLVIVLLFLGGAVYEVLAPLVAKGADPYTLLRYLLFRTPEALARGAPVAYLFALLVLLSRLGEDAELKALLALGVRRERLLLPFLLLGAAIALAAFLLGESLVPQALAKGQDLLRREVLERPRALLTPGATFQDAQGRVVYVGEVEGEAIGALRVLSREEVLLAERGSFRGGVLHVEEGTRITYEGSRPRTLARFQRGELVLKDLTFDPWQNPANRMTLAELQKEVQRLRQMGVRVGLEATTYYRRFAEPLAAPVFALFAVGLAFYLLGGSRSLGLVGVAVLTFFYYATWSVGRIMGEQNALNPILAAWGPNLLYGALGLLLFLGGRR